The following are from one region of the Edwardsiella tarda ATCC 15947 = NBRC 105688 genome:
- the lplT gene encoding lysophospholipid transporter LplT, which translates to MREVPIGDDGIAGRGMKAVIVAQFCSAFGDNALLFATLALLQTLHFPPWSQPALQIAFVAAYIVCAPFVGRLADGFAKGRVMMLANGLKLLGALLICLGVNPFIGYTLVGIGAAAYSPAKYGILGELTGGAHLVKANGLMEASTIAAILIGSVAGGMLADWHLPAAFTVCALIYAAALIANVAIPRLAPARRIDDWRPGGMWTEFSAACRTLWHNTEARFSLVGTSLFWGAGVTLRFLLVLWVPTVLGLTDNTTPTLLNAMVAVGIVAGAAAAGRWVTLGTVGRCMPAGILIGLLVLSFSLQHSLPLSYGLLLLVGACGGFFVVPLNALLQQRGRESVGAGHAIAVQNLGENVAMLLMLAAYSVAIRCGAGVVWVGMGFGLLFALAIVAVWRWGRR; encoded by the coding sequence ATGCGTGAGGTCCCCATCGGCGACGACGGCATCGCCGGGCGTGGCATGAAGGCGGTGATCGTCGCCCAATTCTGCTCGGCCTTTGGCGATAATGCCTTACTCTTTGCTACCCTGGCGTTATTGCAGACACTGCATTTTCCACCGTGGAGCCAGCCGGCGTTGCAGATCGCGTTTGTTGCGGCCTATATCGTCTGCGCGCCGTTTGTCGGCCGCCTGGCCGACGGCTTTGCCAAGGGACGGGTGATGATGCTGGCCAATGGCCTAAAGCTGCTGGGGGCGCTGCTGATTTGTCTCGGCGTTAATCCGTTTATCGGTTACACCCTGGTCGGCATCGGTGCGGCGGCCTATTCCCCCGCGAAGTACGGCATTCTCGGCGAGTTGACCGGTGGCGCTCACCTGGTGAAGGCCAACGGCTTGATGGAGGCGTCGACCATCGCGGCGATCCTCATCGGTTCCGTCGCTGGTGGCATGCTGGCTGACTGGCATCTGCCAGCGGCGTTCACGGTGTGCGCGTTGATCTATGCTGCAGCGTTGATTGCCAACGTCGCGATTCCTCGTCTCGCCCCGGCTCGGCGCATTGATGATTGGCGGCCGGGGGGGATGTGGACGGAGTTTAGCGCCGCCTGCCGCACGCTGTGGCATAACACGGAGGCCCGCTTCTCGCTGGTGGGAACCAGCCTATTTTGGGGCGCCGGGGTGACGCTACGCTTCCTGTTGGTGCTATGGGTGCCGACGGTGTTGGGATTGACGGACAACACCACACCGACCCTGCTCAATGCGATGGTGGCGGTCGGCATCGTGGCCGGCGCCGCCGCCGCCGGACGCTGGGTGACGCTGGGTACGGTGGGGCGCTGCATGCCGGCGGGGATCCTGATCGGCCTGCTGGTGTTATCCTTCTCCCTCCAGCACAGTCTGCCGCTTTCGTATGGCCTACTGTTGCTGGTCGGCGCCTGCGGCGGCTTCTTCGTGGTCCCGCTGAACGCCCTGTTACAGCAGCGTGGGCGGGAGAGTGTCGGTGCCGGCCACGCCATCGCAGTACAAAACCTCGGGGAGAATGTGGCGATGTTGCTGATGTTAGCCGCCTACTCGGTCGCTATCCGTTGTGGGGCCGGGGTGGTGTGGGTTGGCATGGGCTTCGGTCTACTCTTCGCCCTGGCCATCGTCGCCGTTTGGCGCTGGGGACGACGCTGA